Below is a window of Candidatus Saganbacteria bacterium DNA.
GACATCATCACTGGCGTTTTTGGTCCCGAAATGTAGGGCTTTGATTCCGCAAGTATTTCCCATTCTTTTTATTCTCCTTTTATATTTGTGTTAACTTCGACTATATTCTTATCGAACGTTATTTTCAGAAATTTCACTGAAAATGCTATAATTCCATGGTAATGCCAAAGACTAAGCCGCACAAAAAACAGCCGTTAAAAGAACAGATATTGGCCTTCAGCGAGATAAGCAAGGCGATCTCCTCTGACCTGTCGCTTGATGACATATTGCGCCTGGTCGTGAACGTCACCGCGAAGCTTTTAAAATCTAGCATCTGCTCCATCCAGCTCATCGACAAGGAGAAAAAAGAGCTCGTGATCCGCGCCACGCACAGCATGAGCGAGGAGTACAATAAAAAACCGCCGCTCAGGATCGGCGAAGGCATCGCCGGCAAAGTTGTGCTGGAGAACAGGCCGATAGTCGTGAAAGACATCGCGAAGGAACCGGAATACAAATATAGGGATATCGCCAGGAAAGAAAAGCTCAGATCATTACTCTGCGTTCCGCTTACTGTAAAAGGAAAGGTCATCGGCGTGGTAAATTCGTACACTTCAAGACCACACTCCTTCACTCATACCGAGATCGCAGTCCTGTCTTCGATCGCATGCCTCGCGGCCGTAGCCATTGAAAACACGGATATACTGACCATGGCCCACGATATGGAAGAAGAGCTCAGGACGAGAAAACTTGTCGAAAGGGCCAAAGGCATCCTCATGAGGGACGAGAAACTGACCGAGGAAGAGGCTTATCTCAAGCTCCAGAAGTTCTCGATGGATTCCCGCAAAAGTATGAAGGATATTGCGGAGTCCCTGATAGTAAGTTATAATCTGAGAAGATTAAGGTAACAACCGCACAAAGTCCGTGCTTTCAGTTTGAACACCGTCCGTTCAAAAAAATCGCTTATTCTATTAAAGGAGCAACGACATGTTAAACAGCGTAGAAGATTTTATGAAAAAGGTGATGGAAAGGAATCCCAACGAACCGGAATTCATGCAGGCAGTGAGCGAAGTGGTCGAATCCGTGATGCCGTTCATCGAAAAGAACCCGAAATACCAGAAAGCAAAGGTACTAGAAAGGATGGTCGAGCCTGAGAGAGTGATAATGTTCAGGGTCCCCTGGCTCAACGATAAAGGGGATATCCAGATCAACAGAGGTTTCAGGATAGAGATGAGCTCGGCGATCGGCCCTTACAAAGGCGGGCTGAGGCTGCATCCGAGCGTGAACCTGGGCATTTTGAAATTCCTCGCGTTCGAACAGGTTTTCAAGAACAGCCTTACGACCCTTCCTATGGGCGGAGGAAAAGGCGGTTCGGATTTTGACCCGAAGGGAAAATCCGACAACGAAGTGATGAAGTTCTGCCAGAGCTTCATGACAGAGCTGCAGAGGCATATCGGTCCGGACACCGACGTCCCCGCGGGCGATATCGGTGTGGGCGGAAGAGAGATCGGTTTCCTTTTCGGACAGTACAAAAGGATACGGAATGAATTTACAGGTATTCTCACGGGCAAGGCACTGAGCTGGGGCGGAAGCCTTATCAGGCCGGAAGCAACGGGATATGGTTCGACATATTTTGCCCAGGAGATGCTGAAGACCAGAGGCGAATCCATAAAAGGAAAGGTCTGCCTGGTTTCCGGGTCCGGCAACGTCGCGCAATACACCATAGAAAAAGTGAACCAGCTCGGCGGAAAATGCGTGACCGCCTCTGATTCCAACGGCTACATATTCGATCCCGCAGGGATAGACGAGAAAAAACTCGCGTTCATAATGGAGCTCAAGAACGTAAAAAGAGGCAGGATCAAGGAATATGCCGACAAGTACGGCGTGAAATACGTGGAAGGAAAGACACCATGGAACGAGAAAGGCGATATCGCTTTCCCGTCCGCGACACAGAACGAGATCAACGAGGCTGATGCGAAGACCCTCGTAAAGAACGGCTGCATCTGCGTTAGC
It encodes the following:
- a CDS encoding GAF and ANTAR domain-containing protein, coding for MPKTKPHKKQPLKEQILAFSEISKAISSDLSLDDILRLVVNVTAKLLKSSICSIQLIDKEKKELVIRATHSMSEEYNKKPPLRIGEGIAGKVVLENRPIVVKDIAKEPEYKYRDIARKEKLRSLLCVPLTVKGKVIGVVNSYTSRPHSFTHTEIAVLSSIACLAAVAIENTDILTMAHDMEEELRTRKLVERAKGILMRDEKLTEEEAYLKLQKFSMDSRKSMKDIAESLIVSYNLRRLR
- the gdhA gene encoding NADP-specific glutamate dehydrogenase is translated as MLNSVEDFMKKVMERNPNEPEFMQAVSEVVESVMPFIEKNPKYQKAKVLERMVEPERVIMFRVPWLNDKGDIQINRGFRIEMSSAIGPYKGGLRLHPSVNLGILKFLAFEQVFKNSLTTLPMGGGKGGSDFDPKGKSDNEVMKFCQSFMTELQRHIGPDTDVPAGDIGVGGREIGFLFGQYKRIRNEFTGILTGKALSWGGSLIRPEATGYGSTYFAQEMLKTRGESIKGKVCLVSGSGNVAQYTIEKVNQLGGKCVTASDSNGYIFDPAGIDEKKLAFIMELKNVKRGRIKEYADKYGVKYVEGKTPWNEKGDIAFPSATQNEINEADAKTLVKNGCICVSEGANMPTTPEGVKVFLNAKILYGPGKAANAGGVATSGLEMSQNSMRLSWTSEEVDKRLHDIMINIHKSCVEYGKEGDFINYVKGANIAGFVKVADSMIDQGLV